From the genome of Paraburkholderia aromaticivorans, one region includes:
- a CDS encoding NAD(P) transhydrogenase subunit alpha gives MEVINHTVINLIIFVLAIYVGYHVVWNVTPALHTPLMAVTNAISAIVIVGAMLAAGLTLGAPGKFFGTLAVALAAVNVFGGFLVTRRMLEMFRKKEPKKLIADKTAKENA, from the coding sequence ATGGAAGTCATCAACCACACCGTCATCAATCTCATCATCTTCGTGCTGGCGATCTACGTCGGCTACCACGTGGTCTGGAACGTCACGCCCGCGCTGCACACGCCGCTGATGGCCGTGACCAATGCGATCTCGGCGATCGTGATCGTCGGCGCGATGCTCGCCGCAGGCCTCACTTTGGGCGCGCCCGGCAAGTTCTTCGGCACGCTCGCCGTCGCGCTCGCGGCGGTGAACGTGTTCGGCGGATTCCTCGTGACGAGGCGAATGCTGGAGATGTTCCGCAAGAAAGAGCCGAAGAAGCTGATCGCAGATAAGACGGCCAAGGAGAACGCGTAA
- a CDS encoding Re/Si-specific NAD(P)(+) transhydrogenase subunit alpha, giving the protein MHIGVPAETRAHETRVAATPETVKKYVSQGHRVTIQSGAGTGASFPDDAFTAAGAEIVDAATAFGADLVLKVQSPTDAELPLLKRGATLAGMLDPFNTENSSKLAAAGITAFALEAAPRTTRAQSLDVLSSQANIAGYKAVLLAATLYPRFMPMLMTAAGTVKAARVLILGAGVAGLQAIATAKRLGAVIEASDVRPAVKEQIESLGAKFLDVPYETDEEREAAQGVGGYARPMPPSWLTRQSALVHERAKQADVVISTALIPGRAAPTLISVDTVQAMKPGSVLVDLAAGRGAEYEGRRGGNCPLTEADQVVIRHGVTIVGYTNLASMVPADASSLYARNLLDFLKLIITKEGALNIDLADDIVAATLLARDGEVTRKA; this is encoded by the coding sequence ATGCACATCGGAGTGCCAGCCGAGACGCGCGCGCACGAAACCCGCGTCGCCGCGACGCCCGAAACGGTCAAGAAGTATGTGAGCCAGGGCCACCGGGTCACGATCCAGAGCGGCGCCGGCACCGGCGCGAGCTTTCCAGACGATGCCTTTACGGCCGCCGGCGCGGAAATCGTCGACGCGGCGACCGCTTTCGGCGCCGACCTCGTCCTCAAGGTCCAGTCGCCGACCGACGCCGAACTGCCGCTTCTGAAGCGCGGCGCGACGCTGGCCGGCATGCTCGATCCGTTTAATACCGAAAACTCATCAAAGCTCGCGGCCGCGGGCATTACTGCGTTCGCGCTCGAAGCCGCGCCGCGTACCACGCGCGCGCAGAGCCTCGACGTGTTGAGCTCGCAGGCGAACATTGCCGGGTACAAGGCGGTGTTGCTGGCGGCCACGCTGTACCCGCGCTTCATGCCGATGCTGATGACCGCCGCGGGCACCGTGAAAGCGGCGCGCGTGCTGATTCTCGGCGCGGGCGTGGCCGGTTTGCAGGCGATCGCGACCGCCAAGCGTCTAGGCGCCGTGATCGAAGCGTCGGACGTGCGTCCAGCGGTGAAGGAGCAGATCGAATCGCTCGGCGCCAAGTTTCTCGATGTGCCTTACGAAACCGATGAGGAGCGCGAAGCCGCACAAGGCGTCGGCGGCTACGCGCGGCCGATGCCGCCATCGTGGCTCACGCGTCAGTCGGCACTGGTCCACGAGCGCGCCAAACAGGCCGACGTGGTGATCTCCACCGCGCTGATTCCGGGCCGCGCCGCCCCGACGCTGATCTCGGTCGACACCGTCCAGGCGATGAAACCGGGCTCCGTGCTGGTGGACCTCGCGGCCGGACGCGGCGCCGAGTATGAAGGCCGGCGCGGCGGCAACTGTCCGCTCACCGAAGCGGACCAGGTGGTGATCAGGCACGGCGTGACGATCGTCGGCTATACGAATCTGGCCTCGATGGTGCCCGCCGACGCGTCCTCGCTCTACGCGCGCAACCTGCTCGACTTCCTCAAGCTGATCATCACGAAGGAAGGCGCCCTGAACATCGATCTCGCGGACGACATCGTCGCGGCCACGCTGCTGGCCCGCGACGGTGAAGTCACGCGCAAGGCCTAA
- a CDS encoding NUDIX hydrolase: MKPETWLPHVTVAAIVERDGRFLVVEEHTADGLRLNQPAGHLEAGETLVEAVIRETLEETAHPFTPEALVGMYMTHFERAGGGPGNEGMSGGVTYLRFTYCGAGGEPDTKRALDPDIVRTLWMSADELRACPERHRTPLVMRCLDDYLAGRRFPLDFVHTHSVGQKR; the protein is encoded by the coding sequence ATGAAACCGGAAACCTGGCTGCCGCACGTCACCGTCGCGGCCATCGTCGAGCGTGACGGGCGTTTTCTCGTGGTCGAGGAACATACCGCCGACGGCCTGCGCCTGAATCAACCCGCCGGCCATCTTGAAGCGGGCGAAACGCTGGTCGAAGCGGTGATCCGCGAAACGCTCGAGGAAACCGCCCATCCGTTCACGCCCGAGGCGCTGGTGGGCATGTATATGACCCACTTCGAGCGGGCCGGCGGCGGGCCTGGCAACGAAGGCATGAGCGGAGGTGTCACCTACCTGCGCTTCACCTATTGCGGCGCGGGCGGCGAGCCCGACACGAAGCGCGCGCTCGACCCCGACATCGTCCGCACGTTGTGGATGAGCGCTGACGAATTGCGCGCCTGTCCCGAGCGGCACCGCACGCCGCTCGTCATGCGATGTCTCGACGACTACCTCGCGGGCCGGCGTTTCCCGCTCGACTTCGTGCACACGCATTCGGTCGGGCAAAAACGGTAA
- the mnmA gene encoding tRNA 2-thiouridine(34) synthase MnmA yields MSKQKVVVGMSGGVDSSVTAWLLKEQGYDVVGLFMKNWEDDDDSEYCSTRQDWIDVVSVADLIGIDVEAVNFASEYKDRVFAEFLREYSAGRTPNPDVLCNAEIKFKAFLDHAMSLGAETIATGHYARVRENNGRFELLKAFDHTKDQSYFLHRLNQAQLSKTLFPLGEIPKTKVREIAEQIALPNAKKKDSTGICFIGERPFRDFLNRYLPTRPGPMKTTEGKVVGEHIGLAFYTFGQRKGIGLGGSKDGSGEPWFVAGKDIPSNTLYVAQGHDHPWLLSHTLSAGNTSWVAGEPPADGFACGAKTRYRQADAPCTFSSAGAGEGLFELNFDTAQWAVTPGQSAVLYDGDVCLGGGIIEHAVTGQPVARQPQKAALLSAR; encoded by the coding sequence ATGAGCAAGCAGAAAGTCGTAGTAGGCATGTCGGGCGGCGTCGATTCGTCGGTTACCGCGTGGCTGCTGAAGGAACAGGGTTACGACGTGGTCGGCCTGTTCATGAAAAACTGGGAAGACGATGACGACAGCGAGTACTGCTCGACGCGGCAGGACTGGATCGACGTGGTCTCGGTGGCGGACCTGATCGGCATCGACGTGGAAGCGGTCAACTTCGCCTCCGAATACAAGGACCGCGTGTTCGCCGAATTCCTGCGCGAATACTCGGCCGGCCGCACGCCGAATCCGGACGTGCTGTGCAACGCCGAAATCAAGTTCAAGGCGTTCCTCGATCACGCCATGTCGCTCGGCGCGGAAACCATCGCGACCGGCCACTACGCGCGCGTGCGCGAGAACAACGGCCGCTTCGAACTGCTGAAGGCATTCGACCATACGAAAGATCAGTCGTACTTCCTGCACCGGCTGAATCAGGCGCAGTTGTCGAAAACCCTGTTTCCGCTGGGCGAGATTCCAAAAACCAAGGTGCGCGAGATCGCCGAACAGATCGCGCTGCCCAATGCGAAAAAGAAGGATTCGACCGGCATCTGCTTTATCGGCGAACGGCCGTTCCGCGACTTCCTGAACCGCTACCTGCCGACCAGGCCCGGCCCGATGAAGACCACCGAGGGCAAGGTGGTCGGCGAACACATCGGCCTCGCGTTCTATACATTCGGCCAGCGCAAGGGCATCGGTCTGGGCGGCAGCAAGGACGGCAGCGGCGAGCCGTGGTTCGTGGCCGGCAAAGACATCCCGTCGAACACGCTGTACGTCGCGCAAGGCCACGATCATCCGTGGCTGCTCAGCCATACGCTGTCCGCGGGCAACACGAGCTGGGTGGCGGGCGAGCCGCCGGCCGACGGCTTCGCGTGCGGGGCGAAAACCCGTTACCGGCAAGCGGATGCGCCGTGCACGTTCAGTTCGGCGGGGGCCGGCGAAGGCCTCTTCGAGCTGAATTTCGACACGGCCCAATGGGCTGTCACACCAGGGCAATCCGCGGTGCTCTACGATGGCGACGTGTGTCTGGGCGGCGGCATTATCGAACATGCGGTAACCGGCCAGCCGGTGGCACGCCAGCCGCAAAAAGCCGCGCTGCTGAGCGCCCGTTGA
- a CDS encoding FMN-binding glutamate synthase family protein: protein MFSRRYLAMWCAAALFAVCAAFAATHHISWFWIIVPLALVALGLFDLTQQRHAILRNYPLWGHFRFLFEFIRPEIRQYFVEGDTDEKPFSRAQRSIVYQRAKNDVDSRPYGTELDVKAVAHEWISHSLAPTRLDSHDFRIVVGPDRAQPYSMSIFNVSAMSFGSLSANAIMALNLGAKKGNFAHDTGEGSMSKYHREHGGDIIWEIASGYFGCRNEDGTFSAEKFAKQAAEPQVKMIEVKLSQGAKPGHGGVLPAAKITPEIAETRGVPMGRDCISPATHSEFSTPRGLLEFVDRLRTLSGGKPTGFKLCIGHPWEFFGIAKAMLETGILPDFIVVDGAEGGTGAAPLEFTDHVGVPLQEGLLLVHNTLVGIGLRQRIRIGASGKMITAFDITKTLAIGADWVNAARGFMFAVGCIQAQTCHTGRCPTGVATQDPVRQRALVVPDKADRVFNFHHNTLHALKEIIQAAGLKHPAELRAHHIVRRVSSHEVQLMSELLKYLDPNDLLNGNYRYSLFEKYWPVAQSDSFSPKVELAAT, encoded by the coding sequence ATGTTTTCTCGACGTTATCTCGCCATGTGGTGCGCGGCCGCGCTGTTCGCGGTCTGTGCGGCGTTCGCCGCCACGCATCACATCTCGTGGTTCTGGATCATCGTGCCGCTCGCGCTCGTCGCGCTCGGGCTGTTCGACCTGACACAGCAGCGTCACGCGATCCTGCGCAACTATCCGCTGTGGGGCCACTTCCGGTTCCTGTTCGAATTCATCCGGCCGGAAATCCGCCAGTATTTCGTTGAAGGCGATACCGACGAAAAACCGTTCTCGCGCGCCCAGCGCAGCATCGTCTATCAGCGCGCGAAGAACGACGTCGACAGCCGCCCGTACGGCACGGAGCTCGACGTCAAGGCCGTTGCGCACGAATGGATCAGCCACTCGCTCGCGCCGACCAGGCTCGATAGTCACGACTTCCGCATCGTCGTCGGACCGGATCGCGCGCAGCCTTATTCGATGTCGATCTTCAACGTCTCGGCAATGAGCTTCGGCTCGCTGTCGGCGAACGCGATCATGGCGCTGAACCTCGGCGCGAAAAAAGGCAACTTCGCGCACGACACCGGCGAAGGCTCGATGTCGAAGTATCACCGCGAGCACGGCGGCGACATCATCTGGGAAATCGCCTCGGGCTACTTCGGCTGCCGCAACGAAGACGGCACCTTCAGCGCGGAGAAGTTCGCGAAGCAGGCCGCCGAGCCGCAAGTGAAGATGATCGAAGTGAAGCTCTCGCAAGGCGCGAAGCCGGGTCACGGCGGTGTCCTGCCGGCCGCCAAGATCACGCCGGAAATCGCCGAGACGCGCGGCGTGCCGATGGGGCGCGACTGCATCTCGCCCGCCACGCACTCGGAGTTCTCCACGCCGCGCGGCCTGCTCGAATTCGTCGACCGTCTGCGCACGCTATCGGGTGGCAAGCCGACCGGGTTCAAGCTGTGTATCGGGCACCCGTGGGAATTTTTCGGCATTGCAAAGGCGATGCTGGAAACGGGCATCCTGCCTGACTTTATCGTGGTGGACGGCGCGGAAGGCGGCACGGGCGCGGCGCCGCTGGAGTTCACGGATCACGTCGGCGTGCCGTTGCAGGAAGGCCTGCTGCTGGTGCACAACACGCTGGTGGGCATCGGCTTGCGGCAACGTATTCGCATTGGCGCGAGCGGCAAGATGATCACCGCGTTCGACATCACCAAAACGCTCGCTATCGGCGCGGACTGGGTCAACGCGGCGCGCGGCTTCATGTTCGCGGTGGGCTGCATTCAGGCGCAGACCTGCCACACCGGGCGCTGCCCGACCGGCGTCGCGACGCAGGACCCGGTGCGCCAGCGCGCCCTGGTGGTTCCCGACAAGGCAGACCGCGTCTTCAATTTCCATCACAACACGCTGCATGCGCTGAAGGAAATCATTCAGGCCGCGGGATTGAAGCATCCGGCGGAACTGCGCGCGCATCACATCGTGCGGCGCGTGTCGTCGCATGAGGTGCAGTTGATGTCGGAGCTGCTGAAGTATCTCGATCCGAACGATCTGCTCAACGGCAATTATCGCTACTCGCTGTTCGAGAAGTACTGGCCGGTGGCGCAAAGCGATTCGTTCTCGCCGAAGGTGGAGTTGGCGGCGACGTGA
- a CDS encoding DUF6531 domain-containing protein — protein sequence MKNNGSTKGTAGVALRLLAAFTLLMGAFSANGVDCFALYSQSGATPGSRTCKLDVVSNTPGGMGNYACINDLALVDQWCNSTETLPDDTCPVADPVFAASGAVTLVEADFISGDELPVTFTRTYRSSVFLKTASSIGSMWFHSWQRQLNVTGAAGGSGNIVAYRANGEPLTFGLADGVWRTKSFSGLLLTRNAAGWALTDLVTENTETYSSQGVLLSEATKTGFIRALSYDGSGRLVAISQHG from the coding sequence ATGAAAAACAATGGAAGCACCAAGGGAACAGCAGGCGTTGCATTGCGACTGCTGGCGGCGTTCACGCTGCTCATGGGCGCATTTAGCGCAAACGGGGTCGACTGTTTCGCGCTTTATTCGCAATCCGGCGCAACGCCCGGTTCGAGGACCTGCAAGCTTGACGTGGTCAGCAATACGCCAGGCGGTATGGGCAACTACGCTTGCATCAATGACCTTGCTCTGGTCGATCAGTGGTGCAACTCAACCGAAACTCTGCCTGATGATACGTGCCCGGTAGCTGACCCAGTGTTCGCCGCCAGCGGTGCGGTTACATTGGTGGAGGCTGACTTCATCAGCGGCGATGAACTTCCCGTTACGTTCACACGCACATACCGTTCGTCTGTCTTCCTGAAGACGGCAAGTTCTATCGGGTCAATGTGGTTTCATAGTTGGCAACGGCAGTTGAATGTCACGGGGGCGGCGGGCGGTTCCGGCAACATCGTCGCATATCGTGCGAACGGCGAGCCGCTAACGTTTGGCTTGGCGGACGGCGTCTGGCGAACTAAAAGTTTTAGCGGCCTCTTACTTACCCGGAATGCTGCCGGCTGGGCGCTCACCGATCTGGTGACCGAAAACACTGAGACGTATTCCTCTCAAGGCGTTTTGCTATCGGAGGCAACCAAGACAGGGTTTATCAGAGCGTTGAGCTATGACGGTTCAGGTCGACTCGTTGCGATTTCGCAGCACGGCTGA
- the glyQ gene encoding glycine--tRNA ligase subunit alpha has protein sequence MLTFQQIILTMQSYWDKQGCALLQPIDMEVGAGTSHVHTFLRAIGPEPWRAAYVQPSRRPKDGRYGENPNRLQHYYQYQVVLKPAPENILDLYLGSLEALGFDLKQNDVRFVEDDWENPTLGAWGLGWEVWLNGMEVTQFTYFQQVGGLDCKPVLGEITYGLERLAMYLQKVENVYDLVWTEWEEQGPNGPELRRLTYGDVYHQNEVEQSAYNFEHANVELLFSIFNSYEAEAKRMIEAQIALPAYELVLKAGHTFNLLDARGAISVTERAAYIGRIRALSKLVAQAYYDSREKLGFPMLGNPVHGVPGLTTDEQDAAMPAWAPPLKVERKIDQD, from the coding sequence ATGCTCACGTTTCAGCAAATCATCCTGACAATGCAGTCCTACTGGGACAAGCAGGGTTGCGCGTTGCTCCAGCCAATCGACATGGAAGTCGGCGCGGGCACGTCCCACGTCCATACTTTCCTGCGCGCGATCGGCCCCGAGCCGTGGCGCGCGGCGTACGTGCAACCGTCGCGCCGTCCGAAAGACGGCCGCTACGGCGAGAATCCGAACCGTCTGCAGCACTACTACCAGTACCAGGTGGTGCTCAAGCCGGCGCCGGAAAATATCCTCGACCTGTACCTCGGTTCGCTCGAAGCCCTCGGCTTCGACCTGAAGCAGAACGACGTGCGCTTCGTCGAAGACGACTGGGAAAACCCCACCCTCGGCGCCTGGGGTCTCGGCTGGGAAGTGTGGCTGAACGGCATGGAAGTGACCCAGTTCACCTACTTCCAGCAGGTTGGCGGTCTGGACTGCAAGCCGGTGCTCGGCGAAATCACGTATGGCCTCGAGCGCCTCGCCATGTATTTGCAGAAGGTAGAAAACGTCTACGACCTGGTCTGGACGGAGTGGGAAGAGCAAGGGCCGAACGGCCCCGAACTGCGTCGCCTGACTTATGGCGACGTCTACCATCAGAACGAAGTCGAACAGTCCGCCTACAACTTCGAGCACGCGAACGTCGAGTTGCTGTTCTCGATCTTCAACAGTTACGAAGCCGAAGCCAAACGCATGATCGAGGCGCAGATCGCGCTGCCCGCCTATGAGCTGGTGCTGAAAGCCGGCCACACGTTCAACCTGCTCGACGCGCGCGGCGCCATTTCGGTCACGGAACGCGCGGCATATATCGGCCGCATTCGCGCGCTGTCGAAGCTGGTCGCCCAGGCCTACTACGATTCGCGCGAGAAGCTCGGATTCCCGATGCTCGGCAATCCGGTGCACGGCGTGCCCGGCCTCACGACTGACGAACAGGACGCCGCCATGCCCGCATGGGCGCCGCCGCTGAAAGTCGAACGCAAGATCGACCAGGACTGA
- the glyS gene encoding glycine--tRNA ligase subunit beta has product MTQPHQATLLVELLTEELPPKALARLGDAFAEGIAQRLAARDLVEGELSFERYATPRRLAVTIRNVRAVAPERHVREKVLPVSVALDKDGQPTAPLAKKLAALGFPDFSVNDLERAQDGKAEAFFLRYAAPGATLAEGLQGALDETLARLPIPKVMTYQRPDGTNVQFVRPAHRLIALHGEQIVAVSALGIDADDTTLGHRFLSEGFVQIQHADSYAETLLHKGRVVANFSDRKETIRTHLLAQANGDQVVMPESLLDEVTSLVEWPVVYACRFEDEFLQVPQECLILTMQTNQKYFALTDANGKLRSRFLIVSNIETSTPGDIVEGNERVVRPRLADAKFFFEQDKKKSLADRVPLLANVVYHNKLGSALQRVERVEALAGAIAGLIGADVALARRAARLAKADLITDMVGEFPELQGTMGTYYARHDGEPEEVALACSEHYQPRFSGDALPATATGTVVALADKLETLVGIWGIGLQPTGEKDPFALRRHALGVLRILVEKQLPVDLIELLRTAYAQFAAVPNIADSTQAIYEFCMDRLRGLLRERGYAPGEIDAVLALNPTRLDDIVARLDAVREFASLAEAASLAAANKRISNILKKSEHAATGGVQVALLVEAAEKALHAQLEQVAPRVQSQLAARDYTGALTALAALREPVDTFFNDVMVNAEDPALRANRLALLGALHQQMNCVADISRLAA; this is encoded by the coding sequence ATGACTCAACCCCATCAAGCTACCCTGCTCGTCGAACTGCTGACCGAAGAATTGCCGCCTAAAGCGCTGGCGCGTCTCGGCGACGCCTTCGCGGAAGGCATTGCGCAGCGCCTCGCGGCGCGCGACCTGGTCGAAGGCGAATTGTCGTTCGAACGTTATGCCACGCCGCGCCGCCTCGCCGTCACGATCAGGAACGTGCGCGCGGTCGCGCCGGAAAGACACGTGCGCGAAAAAGTGCTGCCGGTTTCCGTCGCGCTGGATAAGGACGGCCAGCCCACCGCGCCGCTCGCCAAGAAACTCGCCGCGCTCGGTTTCCCCGATTTCTCGGTGAACGACCTGGAGCGCGCACAGGACGGCAAGGCTGAAGCGTTCTTCCTGCGCTATGCTGCGCCCGGCGCCACGCTCGCCGAAGGCCTGCAAGGCGCGCTCGACGAAACGCTGGCCAGGCTGCCCATTCCGAAGGTCATGACGTATCAGCGTCCGGACGGCACCAACGTGCAATTCGTGCGTCCGGCGCATCGCCTCATCGCGCTGCATGGCGAACAGATCGTGGCAGTGAGCGCGCTCGGCATCGACGCCGACGACACCACGCTCGGCCATCGTTTCCTCTCCGAAGGTTTCGTGCAGATCCAGCACGCGGATTCGTACGCCGAGACGCTGCTGCACAAAGGCCGCGTAGTGGCGAATTTCTCCGATCGCAAGGAGACCATCCGCACGCATCTGCTCGCGCAAGCAAACGGCGACCAGGTGGTGATGCCGGAATCGCTGCTGGACGAAGTGACGTCGCTGGTTGAATGGCCGGTGGTCTACGCCTGCCGCTTCGAGGACGAATTCCTGCAAGTGCCGCAGGAATGCCTGATCCTCACCATGCAGACCAACCAGAAATACTTCGCGCTGACCGATGCGAACGGCAAGCTGCGCTCGCGCTTCCTGATCGTGTCGAATATCGAAACGTCCACGCCGGGCGATATCGTGGAAGGCAATGAGCGCGTGGTGCGTCCGCGTCTGGCCGACGCGAAGTTCTTCTTCGAGCAGGACAAGAAGAAGTCGCTCGCCGATCGCGTGCCGCTGCTCGCGAACGTCGTGTATCACAACAAGCTGGGCTCGGCACTGCAACGCGTGGAGCGGGTCGAAGCGCTGGCCGGCGCGATTGCCGGACTGATCGGCGCGGACGTGGCGCTCGCCAGGCGCGCCGCACGTCTGGCCAAGGCCGATCTGATCACCGACATGGTCGGCGAATTCCCCGAGCTGCAAGGCACGATGGGCACCTACTACGCGCGCCACGACGGCGAGCCGGAAGAAGTCGCGCTCGCGTGCTCGGAACACTATCAGCCGCGTTTCTCCGGCGACGCATTGCCCGCTACCGCAACCGGCACTGTCGTCGCGCTGGCCGACAAGCTCGAAACGCTGGTCGGCATCTGGGGCATCGGCCTGCAACCCACCGGCGAGAAAGACCCGTTCGCGTTGCGCCGTCACGCGCTCGGCGTGCTGCGCATTCTCGTCGAGAAGCAACTGCCGGTCGATCTGATCGAACTGCTGCGCACCGCTTACGCACAATTCGCCGCGGTGCCGAACATCGCCGATTCGACGCAAGCGATCTATGAGTTCTGCATGGACCGCCTGCGCGGTCTGCTGCGCGAGCGCGGCTATGCGCCGGGCGAAATCGACGCGGTGCTGGCGCTGAACCCCACGCGCCTGGACGACATCGTCGCGCGTCTGGATGCCGTGCGCGAATTCGCGTCGCTGGCTGAGGCGGCTTCGCTCGCGGCGGCCAACAAGCGCATCTCGAACATTCTGAAGAAGTCGGAACACGCGGCGACCGGCGGCGTACAGGTCGCGCTGCTCGTCGAAGCGGCAGAAAAAGCCCTGCATGCGCAACTCGAACAGGTCGCGCCGCGCGTGCAATCGCAACTGGCCGCGCGCGACTATACGGGTGCGCTGACCGCGCTTGCCGCGTTGCGCGAACCGGTCGACACGTTCTTCAACGACGTGATGGTCAACGCCGAAGATCCGGCGTTGCGCGCCAACCGTCTGGCCTTGCTCGGCGCACTGCATCAGCAGATGAACTGCGTCGCCGACATTTCCCGACTCGCCGCCTGA
- the gmhB gene encoding D-glycero-beta-D-manno-heptose 1,7-bisphosphate 7-phosphatase, with protein sequence MPTKKVVILDRDGVINVDSDAFIKTPDEWVALPGSLEAIARLNQAGYRVAIATNQSGIGRGLFDMNALNAMHLKMHRMAAAVGGRIDAVFFCPHTAEDHCECRKPKPGMLKMITERFEVDPENTPVVGDAMRDLQAGAALGHPTHLVLTGKGRKTLAAGGLPEGTIVHDDLRAFALDFLADAQE encoded by the coding sequence ATGCCGACCAAAAAAGTGGTGATCCTCGACCGCGACGGCGTGATCAACGTCGACTCCGACGCGTTCATCAAGACGCCGGACGAATGGGTCGCGCTGCCCGGTTCGCTCGAAGCCATCGCGCGTCTGAACCAGGCGGGCTATCGCGTGGCGATCGCGACCAATCAGTCGGGCATCGGCCGCGGTCTGTTCGACATGAACGCGCTCAATGCGATGCATCTGAAGATGCATCGCATGGCGGCCGCGGTCGGCGGGCGCATCGACGCGGTGTTCTTCTGCCCGCACACGGCGGAAGACCATTGCGAGTGCCGCAAGCCGAAGCCCGGCATGCTGAAAATGATCACGGAGCGCTTCGAGGTCGATCCTGAAAATACGCCGGTAGTCGGCGACGCCATGCGCGATCTGCAAGCCGGCGCGGCACTCGGCCATCCGACTCATCTGGTGCTGACCGGCAAGGGGCGCAAAACGCTCGCGGCCGGCGGCTTGCCCGAAGGCACGATCGTGCACGACGATCTGCGTGCCTTCGCGCTCGACTTCCTCGCCGACGCTCAAGAGTGA
- a CDS encoding lysophospholipid acyltransferase family protein → MRFIRSLLLLIYFVLFTVPYATACFIAFPFMRADNRYWMAAGWCRATLHTVRWLNGIRYRIEGMENLPDGPAVLLSKHQSAWETLAFPALMPKPLCYVFKRELLYVPFFGWALGMLKMVHIDRKEGKYAFESVIKQGKARMAEGAWVIMFPEGTRTPTGKQGKYKTGGARFAIATGAPVVPIAHNAGRVWPRNSFLKYAGIVTVSIGKPIETTGLTPDEVNTRVERWIEAEMRRIDPTAYRAAESSSAAAPI, encoded by the coding sequence ATGCGCTTTATCCGTTCTTTGCTTCTGCTGATCTACTTCGTTCTGTTCACGGTGCCGTACGCGACCGCCTGCTTCATCGCATTTCCATTCATGCGCGCCGACAACCGCTACTGGATGGCGGCCGGCTGGTGCCGCGCAACGCTGCATACGGTGCGCTGGCTCAACGGCATCCGCTACCGGATCGAGGGCATGGAGAATCTGCCAGACGGTCCCGCCGTGCTGCTGTCCAAGCATCAATCGGCATGGGAAACGCTGGCGTTTCCGGCGCTCATGCCCAAGCCGCTGTGCTATGTGTTCAAGCGCGAACTGCTGTATGTGCCGTTCTTCGGCTGGGCGCTCGGCATGCTGAAGATGGTTCATATCGATCGCAAGGAAGGCAAGTACGCGTTCGAATCGGTCATCAAGCAAGGCAAAGCGCGCATGGCGGAAGGCGCCTGGGTCATCATGTTTCCGGAAGGCACGCGCACGCCGACCGGCAAACAAGGTAAGTACAAAACCGGCGGTGCGCGTTTCGCGATAGCCACCGGCGCGCCGGTCGTACCGATCGCACACAACGCAGGACGTGTGTGGCCGCGCAACTCGTTTCTCAAATATGCGGGTATAGTCACAGTGTCGATCGGCAAGCCGATCGAGACGACGGGGCTCACGCCCGATGAAGTGAACACGCGCGTCGAACGGTGGATCGAAGCTGAAATGCGTCGCATCGATCCTACCGCGTACCGCGCGGCGGAAAGCAGTTCCGCCGCGGCACCAATCTGA